The genomic stretch TTTCCTCCAAAGTTAAACATAAGGATCCCAGACAAAATGATTGCGCCGCCGGTGAGTGTCGCCTTGTCCGGAACCTCATGTATCATTAGAAAACCGAAAACACTTGTTAAAAAAGGAGTCAAAAACATATAATTGCTGACCTGTGACGTCTGTTTTGCCTTCGCAAATGCCTTTGACCATGACACATAGGCAATAGCGCTGGAGCCTATTCCCAGGGTCACAACATAGAATATCTGGATTCCGGGGGCATGGACCGCCTCATTTACAGATGACGGAAGAAATATGGCAAGAAACAGCGTACCAAAGAAAATACTAAAGGCGCAGGATTGCAGCGCCTGATAAGTTTTTGTCAACTTTCTCTGCAAAAGATTGTAAATACTGACCAGCAAAGCTGCAAGGAACAGCCAGAACAAGCCGGAATTAATGGAAAATACCCCATTCATCAAGGTCAGTACCAATACTCCGATGAACTGGATCCCAATGGCTGCCCACTGGAAGCCCAGCAGCCTTTCCCTGTAAAAAAAACGGGCCAGAAGCGCGGTAATAACCGGAACCGTGGCGAGAACAACGCTGCCGGTGGAAGCCGTTACCATATTCTGCCCTTTGTTAAAGGCAATCATGTAAAAGAAAAAACCGGTTGCCCCGGA from Lacrimispora sphenoides JCM 1415 encodes the following:
- a CDS encoding DMT family transporter, whose translation is MKWKESFHPYAAITIFFWSLAYVFTKLALQYFSPFSLGFLRYVVASLALIAVVVVTKMRLPQKRDVWWFMASGATGFFFYMIAFNKGQNMVTASTGSVVLATVPVITALLARFFYRERLLGFQWAAIGIQFIGVLVLTLMNGVFSINSGLFWLFLAALLVSIYNLLQRKLTKTYQALQSCAFSIFFGTLFLAIFLPSSVNEAVHAPGIQIFYVVTLGIGSSAIAYVSWSKAFAKAKQTSQVSNYMFLTPFLTSVFGFLMIHEVPDKATLTGGAIILSGILMFNFGGKINGSLFTKKRAGHSLIDKTSGAE